In one Bacillus thuringiensis genomic region, the following are encoded:
- the divIVA gene encoding septum site-determining protein DivIVA, with the protein MPLTPLDIHNKEFGRGFRGYDEDQVNEFLDQIIKDYELVIREKKALEEKVAQLEGKLDHFSNIEDTLNKSIVVAQEAAEEVKRNAQKEAKLIVREAEKNADRIINEALVKSRKVAFDIEELKKQAKVFRTRFRMLLETQLEMLNNDDWDKLIELEDEVDELLKKEETV; encoded by the coding sequence GTGCCGTTAACACCATTAGATATTCATAACAAAGAATTTGGTCGCGGATTCCGTGGCTATGATGAAGATCAAGTAAATGAGTTTCTTGATCAAATTATCAAAGATTATGAATTGGTCATTCGTGAGAAAAAAGCTTTAGAAGAAAAAGTTGCGCAGTTAGAAGGGAAGTTAGATCATTTCTCTAATATTGAAGATACGTTAAACAAATCTATCGTTGTTGCACAAGAAGCAGCGGAAGAAGTAAAACGTAATGCGCAAAAAGAAGCGAAATTAATTGTGCGTGAAGCTGAAAAGAATGCTGATCGTATTATTAACGAAGCATTAGTAAAATCAAGAAAAGTTGCTTTTGATATTGAAGAGCTAAAGAAACAAGCGAAAGTATTCCGAACTCGTTTCCGTATGTTATTAGAAACACAGCTTGAGATGTTAAACAACGATGATTGGGATAAACTAATTGAATTAGAAGACGAAGTAGATGAACTGTTGAAAAAAGAAGAAACAGTGTAA
- a CDS encoding RNA-binding protein, with protein MSIYEHFRPDEEVFVDKVLEWKRAAEYHQVKLTDFLDPRQQQIVSMVIGQGDVAVQFGGATPNAERKRALIYPDYLELNEEEFQVEVLEIDYPSKFYTLEHRQILGTFMSLGLTREKCGDILLQENRAQIVVAKEIVSYIEMNLQSIGKVKVSLASVQGEKILQIHETWGEKSGTVSSLRLDVMLAEMLHLSRQKVQPFIKNGLVKVNWKTVEQTSYECYPGDVFSVRGYGRSKLFSVEGRTKRDKWRILYGILK; from the coding sequence ATGAGCATCTACGAACATTTTAGGCCTGATGAGGAGGTCTTTGTGGATAAAGTGCTAGAGTGGAAGCGAGCGGCGGAGTACCATCAAGTGAAGTTAACGGATTTTCTTGATCCTAGGCAACAACAAATTGTTTCTATGGTAATAGGACAAGGTGATGTTGCTGTGCAATTTGGTGGTGCAACGCCTAATGCAGAGCGTAAAAGAGCACTTATTTATCCAGACTATCTAGAATTAAATGAAGAAGAATTTCAAGTAGAAGTATTAGAAATTGACTATCCTTCCAAGTTTTATACGCTAGAACATAGGCAAATATTAGGTACATTTATGTCTCTTGGTTTAACAAGAGAAAAATGTGGTGATATTTTGCTGCAAGAAAATCGTGCCCAAATTGTAGTTGCGAAAGAAATTGTATCGTATATTGAGATGAACTTACAATCAATAGGGAAAGTAAAAGTCTCTTTAGCGTCAGTGCAAGGAGAAAAAATTCTACAGATACATGAAACGTGGGGAGAGAAATCTGGAACGGTTTCTTCACTTCGTTTAGATGTTATGTTAGCTGAAATGTTACATTTATCTAGACAGAAAGTACAACCTTTCATAAAAAATGGTTTAGTAAAAGTCAATTGGAAAACAGTGGAGCAAACTTCGTATGAATGTTATCCAGGAGATGTTTTTTCTGTTAGAGGATATGGCCGAAGTAAATTATTTTCTGTAGAAGGTAGAACAAAACGCGACAAATGGAGAATTTTGTATGGTATACTAAAATGA
- a CDS encoding YggT family protein, with translation MTTVFIVLSYAIEIYSWALIIYILLSWFPGAKESSFGEFLARICEPYLEPFRRFIPPLGMIDISPIVAIFALKLAKTGLFSLLSYFL, from the coding sequence ATGACAACAGTTTTTATAGTGTTAAGTTATGCTATCGAGATTTACTCGTGGGCACTTATTATTTACATTCTCCTATCATGGTTTCCTGGTGCAAAGGAATCATCTTTTGGAGAGTTCCTGGCACGTATTTGTGAACCGTATTTAGAACCATTCCGCCGCTTTATTCCGCCGCTTGGAATGATTGATATTTCTCCAATCGTTGCAATCTTTGCGTTGAAACTTGCTAAAACTGGTTTGTTCAGTTTATTAAGCTATTTCTTATAG
- a CDS encoding cell division protein SepF: MSWSKVKYFFFDTPEEKEAAQYGYEKEQTDMKKQQDPPEQQDVTFPKAQPKQNVVSIETAKQSSKVVLLEPRTYSEAQGIADHLKGRRAVVINLQRMSTDQAVRIVDFLSGTVYAIGGDIQKIGPKTFMCTPENVDIVGAISELFGEEEETNIKRW; this comes from the coding sequence ATGAGTTGGTCAAAAGTAAAATACTTCTTTTTTGATACACCGGAAGAAAAAGAAGCAGCTCAATATGGTTATGAAAAGGAGCAAACAGACATGAAAAAGCAGCAAGATCCACCAGAACAACAAGACGTTACGTTTCCGAAAGCACAACCGAAGCAAAATGTTGTTAGTATTGAAACAGCAAAACAATCTTCAAAAGTTGTTTTATTAGAACCACGCACATATTCGGAAGCGCAAGGGATTGCGGACCACTTAAAAGGTAGACGAGCTGTTGTAATTAATTTGCAGAGAATGTCTACTGATCAAGCGGTGCGTATCGTTGACTTTTTAAGTGGTACTGTATACGCTATAGGCGGGGACATTCAAAAAATAGGACCGAAAACATTTATGTGTACACCTGAAAATGTAGATATTGTTGGTGCAATTTCAGAGTTATTCGGTGAAGAAGAAGAAACAAATATAAAGAGGTGGTAA
- a CDS encoding YggS family pyridoxal phosphate-dependent enzyme: MTVQENLVIVNEAIKESCARAGRSLQDIKLVAVTKTVGIEKTNEVIEAGIIDLGENRNEGFLQKYEHFGSKVNWHFIGSLQTRKVKEIINEIDYLHSLDRLSLAKEIQKRADKKVKCFIQVKTSSEESKQGLAIEEVVSFIQSLQEFDKIEVVGLMTMAPFTEEEEEIRRCFKELRMLQTEVQELELLHAPCKELSMGMSNDYTIAIEEGATYIRLGTILVGKA; the protein is encoded by the coding sequence GTGACAGTACAAGAAAATTTAGTAATTGTAAACGAAGCTATTAAAGAATCTTGCGCTCGAGCTGGACGTTCGTTGCAAGATATTAAACTTGTTGCAGTTACAAAAACTGTAGGGATTGAAAAAACAAACGAAGTAATTGAAGCTGGAATTATCGATTTAGGTGAAAATAGAAATGAAGGTTTCTTACAGAAATACGAGCATTTCGGTTCAAAAGTTAATTGGCACTTTATTGGCTCATTACAAACGAGAAAAGTAAAAGAAATTATTAATGAAATTGATTATTTACATTCGTTAGATCGTCTTTCCCTGGCGAAAGAAATTCAGAAACGTGCTGATAAGAAAGTAAAATGCTTTATTCAAGTGAAAACCTCATCTGAAGAATCGAAGCAAGGATTGGCAATAGAAGAGGTTGTTTCTTTTATTCAAAGTTTGCAAGAATTCGATAAAATTGAAGTGGTTGGACTAATGACGATGGCTCCATTTACAGAAGAAGAGGAAGAAATCAGACGCTGTTTTAAGGAATTACGTATGCTGCAAACAGAGGTGCAGGAGCTAGAGTTATTACATGCGCCATGTAAAGAATTATCAATGGGAATGTCCAACGATTACACGATTGCAATTGAAGAAGGGGCTACATATATTCGTTTGGGAACGATTTTAGTAGGAAAAGCGTAA
- the pgeF gene encoding peptidoglycan editing factor PgeF — protein sequence MREPFKYVDGILYLQAWKELGNITAGFTTKDGGISTGSFHTMNLGLHVNDIVENVHENRRILANKLQKPLENWICSEQVHAHHVEKVGQQEKGSGVYSYEDGISKTDGIYTSNEDVLLTSCYADCVPLYFYAPSHGMIGLAHAGWKGTVQEIAKEMIQKWDAEGISSDEIHVAIGPSIGSCCYVVDDRVLTAAQEVVSGAVPHQKISDGQYAINLKEINRILCVQAGIKEEHIVMSSLCTSCEEQLFFSHRRDQGKTGRMLSFIGFKEEGSK from the coding sequence ATGAGAGAACCATTTAAATATGTGGACGGTATACTGTATTTACAAGCGTGGAAAGAACTTGGAAACATTACTGCTGGATTTACGACAAAAGATGGTGGGATAAGTACGGGCTCCTTTCATACGATGAATTTAGGATTACATGTGAATGATATCGTGGAGAACGTTCATGAAAACAGACGCATTTTAGCAAATAAGTTACAAAAACCATTAGAAAACTGGATTTGCTCTGAACAAGTTCATGCTCATCATGTTGAAAAAGTAGGGCAACAGGAAAAGGGAAGTGGCGTCTATTCATATGAGGACGGCATTTCAAAAACAGATGGCATTTATACGAGTAATGAAGATGTTCTGTTAACGTCTTGTTACGCGGATTGTGTTCCGCTCTATTTTTATGCACCATCACATGGTATGATAGGACTTGCGCATGCTGGATGGAAAGGCACTGTACAAGAGATTGCAAAGGAAATGATTCAAAAGTGGGATGCAGAAGGTATTTCAAGTGATGAAATTCATGTTGCAATTGGGCCGTCGATCGGATCTTGTTGTTATGTTGTGGATGATCGTGTATTAACAGCAGCACAGGAAGTAGTTAGCGGTGCTGTTCCTCATCAAAAAATTTCTGACGGGCAGTACGCAATTAATTTAAAAGAAATTAATCGTATATTATGTGTACAAGCAGGCATAAAAGAAGAGCATATTGTAATGTCATCTCTTTGTACAAGCTGTGAAGAGCAACTATTTTTCTCTCATCGTCGTGATCAAGGTAAGACAGGAAGAATGTTGAGTTTCATAGGTTTTAAGGAGGAAGGAAGCAAGTGA
- a CDS encoding YlmC/YmxH family sporulation protein, with protein MVIRISELQMKDVINISDGKRIGNIGDIEIDMNTGKVCSVIISKQTRMLGIFGKDVEIVIPWKEIVKIGEDVILVRVNPVNTVTESIQTPTIS; from the coding sequence ATGGTGATACGAATTTCAGAGTTACAGATGAAGGATGTTATAAATATTTCAGATGGAAAAAGGATTGGGAATATTGGAGATATTGAAATTGATATGAACACAGGGAAAGTTTGTTCTGTTATTATTTCCAAACAGACACGTATGCTAGGTATTTTTGGAAAAGATGTTGAGATTGTAATTCCTTGGAAGGAAATTGTGAAGATTGGAGAGGATGTCATACTTGTAAGAGTAAATCCTGTTAATACTGTAACAGAATCAATACAAACACCGACAATTTCATAA
- the sigG gene encoding RNA polymerase sporulation sigma factor SigG, with amino-acid sequence MTRNKVEICGVDTAKLPVLKNEEMRKLFREMQSGEISAREKLVNGNLRLVLSVIQRFNNRGEYVDDLFQVGCIGLMKSIDNFDLGQNVKFSTYAVPMIIGEIRRYLRDNNPIRVSRSLRDIAYKALQVREKLIAENSKEPTAMDIAKVLEVTHEEIVFALDAIQDPVSLFEPIYNDGGDPIFVMDQLSDEKQKDEQWVEELALKEGMKRLNDREKMIIRKRFFQGKTQMEVAEEIGISQAQVSRLEKSAIKQMNKTIQG; translated from the coding sequence TTGACGAGAAACAAAGTAGAAATTTGCGGTGTTGATACAGCTAAACTTCCAGTATTAAAAAATGAAGAGATGCGTAAATTATTTCGTGAAATGCAAAGTGGAGAGATAAGCGCAAGAGAAAAATTAGTGAATGGAAACTTACGTCTTGTACTGAGCGTCATCCAAAGATTTAATAACAGAGGAGAATATGTTGACGATTTATTTCAAGTTGGTTGCATCGGACTTATGAAATCAATTGATAATTTTGATTTAGGCCAAAATGTAAAATTTTCAACGTATGCTGTGCCGATGATTATTGGGGAAATACGCAGATATTTGCGTGATAATAATCCGATTCGCGTATCGCGCTCATTGCGAGATATTGCGTATAAAGCTTTGCAAGTAAGAGAAAAGTTGATTGCAGAAAATTCAAAAGAACCAACAGCAATGGATATTGCAAAAGTGCTAGAAGTAACTCATGAAGAGATAGTATTTGCTTTAGATGCGATTCAAGACCCAGTTTCATTATTTGAACCAATTTATAATGATGGAGGAGATCCTATCTTTGTTATGGATCAGTTAAGTGATGAAAAACAAAAGGACGAGCAGTGGGTTGAAGAATTAGCATTGAAAGAAGGAATGAAGCGTTTAAATGATAGAGAGAAAATGATTATTAGAAAACGTTTCTTCCAAGGAAAGACACAGATGGAAGTTGCAGAAGAAATTGGGATTTCGCAAGCGCAAGTATCACGTTTAGAGAAGTCAGCCATTAAACAAATGAATAAAACGATTCAAGGATAA
- the sigE gene encoding RNA polymerase sporulation sigma factor SigE: protein MMKLKFYLVYLWYKVLLKLGIKTDEIYYIGGSEALPPPLTKEEEEVLLNKLPKGDQAARSLLIERNLRLVVYIARKFENTGINIEDLISIGTIGLIKAVNTFNPEKKIKLATYASRCIENEILMHLRRNNKNRSEVSFDEPLNIDWDGNELLLSDVLGTDDDIITKDLEATVDRHLLMKALHQLNDREKQIMELRFGLAGGEEKTQKDVADMLGISQSYISRLEKRIIKRLRKEFNKMV from the coding sequence ATGATGAAATTAAAATTTTATTTAGTATACCTTTGGTATAAAGTATTGCTGAAATTAGGAATTAAGACCGATGAAATTTATTATATTGGTGGAAGCGAAGCGTTGCCACCACCGTTAACAAAAGAAGAAGAGGAAGTTCTTTTGAATAAATTGCCAAAAGGAGATCAGGCAGCAAGGTCATTACTCATTGAACGTAACTTAAGGCTCGTTGTATATATAGCAAGAAAGTTTGAAAATACAGGGATAAATATTGAAGATTTGATTAGTATAGGAACAATCGGCCTTATTAAAGCTGTAAATACATTTAATCCGGAAAAGAAAATAAAATTAGCAACATATGCATCTCGTTGTATAGAAAATGAAATTTTAATGCATTTACGTCGAAATAACAAAAATCGTTCGGAAGTTTCTTTTGATGAACCGCTAAACATTGATTGGGATGGGAATGAACTGTTATTGTCTGACGTGTTAGGTACAGATGATGATATTATTACAAAAGATTTAGAAGCTACTGTAGATCGTCACCTTTTAATGAAAGCATTACACCAATTAAATGATCGTGAAAAACAAATTATGGAACTTCGGTTTGGGCTTGCTGGAGGAGAGGAAAAGACGCAAAAAGATGTGGCTGATATGCTTGGGATTTCACAGTCATACATTTCGCGTTTAGAAAAAAGAATTATAAAAAGATTACGAAAAGAATTTAATAAAATGGTGTAA
- the spoIIGA gene encoding sigma-E processing peptidase SpoIIGA, with protein MVVYADVVWLLNACIDFLLLLLTATVLKKKIKRWRLVLGAFIGSTIVIFAFTPFASMMTHPIMKLLYSLLIVYTAFGFTTFRNYAQTVFTFYFVTFMVGGGLIGTHFFLQTNEMVNGLVQSQSISYGDPISWLFVIFGFPVIYYFSKKRIESVEVTKIHYDQIVKVKIQLAEEELELAGLIDSGNQLYDPLTKTPVMIMHVSSLEHCLPSWLTEQIYSKTEIPQIPENDSGWATKLRLIPFRAVGVESQFLWAIKPDSVQVDHEGSSIVVNKVLIGLNTQQLSTNGEYQCIVHPKMLISQKMVIA; from the coding sequence TTGGTTGTTTACGCCGACGTTGTTTGGTTGTTAAACGCCTGCATTGATTTTCTTTTGCTTTTATTAACAGCTACCGTGTTAAAAAAGAAAATCAAAAGATGGAGGCTTGTGCTAGGGGCATTTATAGGTTCAACTATTGTTATTTTTGCCTTTACTCCTTTTGCTTCTATGATGACACATCCAATTATGAAACTACTGTACTCGTTACTTATTGTGTATACAGCATTTGGGTTTACAACATTTAGAAATTATGCACAAACTGTTTTTACTTTTTACTTTGTAACCTTTATGGTTGGCGGAGGATTAATTGGAACTCATTTCTTTTTGCAAACGAATGAAATGGTAAATGGATTGGTTCAATCTCAGTCAATTTCTTACGGTGATCCAATTAGTTGGTTATTTGTTATTTTTGGTTTTCCAGTAATTTATTATTTTTCTAAAAAGCGTATTGAAAGCGTAGAGGTCACGAAAATACACTATGATCAAATTGTGAAAGTAAAAATTCAATTAGCCGAAGAAGAACTAGAACTGGCAGGCCTTATTGACAGTGGGAACCAACTTTACGACCCATTAACCAAAACACCCGTTATGATTATGCATGTTTCATCATTAGAACATTGCTTACCATCTTGGTTAACAGAGCAAATTTATTCCAAAACAGAAATTCCTCAAATACCAGAAAATGATTCTGGTTGGGCGACCAAATTACGCTTAATTCCTTTCCGTGCAGTAGGAGTAGAGAGTCAATTTTTGTGGGCAATTAAGCCTGACAGTGTGCAAGTTGACCATGAAGGTAGTTCTATTGTTGTAAACAAAGTATTAATTGGATTAAATACACAACAGCTGTCTACTAATGGGGAGTATCAATGTATTGTGCATCCAAAAATGTTGATTTCACAAAAAATGGTGATCGCTTAA
- the ftsZ gene encoding cell division protein FtsZ, whose protein sequence is MLEFDTTQDQLANIKVIGVGGGGNNAVNRMIEHGVQGVDFIAVNTDAQALNLSKAETKMQIGGKLTRGLGAGANPEVGKKAAEESKEQIQEALRGADMVFVTAGMGGGTGTGAAPVVAQVAKELGALTVGVVTRPFTFEGRKRATQAASGIAAFKENVDTLIVIPNDRLLEIVDKNTPMLEAFREADNVLRQGVQGISDLIATPGLINLDFADVKTIMSNRGSALMGIGSGNGENRAAEAAKKAISSPLLETSIDGAQGVIMNITGGANLSLYEVQEAADIVASASDPEVNMIFGSVINEGLKDDIVVTVIATGFDDSIATQPPKPIIRPNANHTQQQQQPVAQPSKQREVKREMKREEPVVHERHSDSDDIDIPAFLRNRRRR, encoded by the coding sequence ATGTTAGAGTTTGATACTACTCAAGATCAATTAGCGAATATAAAAGTTATCGGTGTCGGCGGTGGCGGAAACAATGCTGTAAACCGTATGATTGAACACGGTGTACAAGGTGTAGACTTTATCGCTGTGAACACTGATGCACAAGCATTAAATCTATCAAAAGCTGAAACAAAAATGCAAATTGGTGGAAAATTAACGCGTGGACTTGGTGCAGGTGCAAACCCTGAAGTAGGGAAAAAAGCTGCAGAAGAAAGTAAAGAACAGATCCAAGAAGCACTTCGTGGTGCGGATATGGTCTTCGTAACTGCTGGTATGGGCGGTGGAACTGGAACTGGTGCAGCTCCAGTTGTTGCTCAAGTTGCAAAAGAATTAGGTGCTTTAACAGTTGGTGTTGTAACACGTCCATTTACTTTTGAAGGACGTAAGCGTGCGACGCAAGCAGCATCTGGTATTGCAGCATTTAAAGAAAATGTAGATACTCTTATTGTAATTCCAAATGATCGCTTATTAGAGATTGTTGATAAAAATACGCCAATGTTAGAAGCATTCCGTGAAGCTGATAACGTATTACGTCAAGGTGTTCAAGGTATTTCGGATTTAATTGCAACGCCAGGTTTAATTAACTTAGACTTTGCAGACGTAAAGACAATTATGTCTAATAGAGGTTCTGCTTTAATGGGTATTGGTTCTGGTAACGGGGAAAATCGTGCTGCAGAAGCTGCGAAAAAAGCGATTTCAAGTCCATTACTAGAAACATCTATTGATGGAGCTCAAGGTGTTATCATGAACATTACGGGTGGCGCTAACTTAAGCTTATATGAAGTACAAGAAGCGGCAGATATCGTAGCTTCAGCTTCAGATCCAGAAGTAAATATGATCTTCGGTTCTGTTATTAACGAAGGATTAAAAGATGATATCGTTGTAACTGTAATTGCAACTGGTTTTGATGATAGCATTGCAACTCAACCACCAAAACCAATTATCCGTCCGAATGCGAACCACACGCAACAACAGCAACAACCAGTAGCTCAACCTTCAAAACAGCGTGAAGTAAAACGCGAAATGAAGCGTGAAGAGCCAGTTGTACATGAGCGTCATTCAGATTCAGATGATATCGATATTCCAGCATTTTTACGTAACCGTCGTAGACGATAA
- the ftsA gene encoding cell division protein FtsA produces MNSNEIYVSLDIGTSNVKVIIGEMVNDSLNIIGVGNVKSNGLKKGSIVDIDETVRSIKKAIEQAERMVGIHIEQVVVGVNANQVQLLPCHGVVAVSNEDREIGNEDVLRVLDAAQVVSIAPEREFIDVVPRQFIVDGLDEINDPRGMIGVRLEMEGTLITGSRTLLHNLLRCVEKAGLEIVDICLQPLAAATVAISSDEKNRGVALVDMGGGSTTLSIFKDGELQATSVLPLGGDHITKDIAIGLKTSTENADQIKLKYGHAFYDTASEEEMFTVPIMGSDQTEQYSQLELSDIIEARVEEILMFVQDEVRKLGVKQVASGYVLTGGIASMPGVLDLAYDILHENVRVATPDYIGVREPQYTSGVGLIKHSYQKAKLRGKNVQEKQEHFEPVPAPAPTPVQQQPAKQKTRNQNNNNQNDDRMMSKVKRVFRYLWD; encoded by the coding sequence ATGAACAGCAATGAAATATATGTTAGTCTTGACATCGGTACATCCAATGTTAAAGTCATCATTGGTGAAATGGTTAATGACAGCTTAAACATTATTGGTGTTGGAAATGTAAAATCAAATGGTTTAAAGAAGGGATCGATAGTTGATATAGATGAGACTGTTCGATCAATTAAAAAAGCAATTGAACAAGCTGAGCGCATGGTGGGAATCCACATTGAGCAAGTTGTAGTAGGTGTCAATGCAAACCAGGTACAGCTACTTCCTTGTCACGGAGTAGTCGCTGTTTCAAATGAAGATCGTGAAATCGGGAATGAAGATGTCTTACGCGTTCTAGATGCAGCACAAGTTGTGTCAATTGCTCCAGAACGTGAGTTTATTGATGTGGTACCTCGACAGTTCATCGTAGACGGTCTTGACGAGATTAACGATCCACGCGGGATGATCGGTGTAAGATTAGAAATGGAAGGTACACTTATTACAGGCTCGAGAACTTTACTACATAACCTACTTCGTTGTGTAGAAAAAGCAGGTCTTGAAATTGTTGATATTTGTCTTCAACCTTTAGCGGCTGCAACAGTTGCTATATCTTCAGATGAAAAAAATAGAGGAGTAGCCCTTGTTGATATGGGGGGAGGATCTACAACTTTATCTATTTTTAAAGATGGAGAGTTACAAGCGACGAGCGTATTACCATTAGGTGGAGACCATATAACGAAAGATATTGCGATTGGGTTGAAAACTTCAACAGAAAATGCAGATCAAATTAAGTTGAAATATGGACATGCTTTTTATGATACAGCATCTGAAGAAGAGATGTTTACGGTTCCTATTATGGGAAGCGACCAAACAGAACAATATTCTCAGTTGGAATTATCGGATATAATAGAGGCTCGTGTAGAGGAAATTTTAATGTTTGTTCAAGATGAAGTGCGTAAGTTAGGAGTAAAGCAAGTGGCTTCTGGTTATGTACTAACTGGCGGAATTGCTTCTATGCCAGGTGTTCTTGATCTTGCATATGATATTTTACATGAAAATGTTCGTGTAGCAACTCCTGATTATATTGGTGTGCGTGAGCCCCAATATACAAGTGGAGTTGGATTAATTAAACATTCTTATCAAAAAGCTAAATTACGTGGGAAAAATGTGCAGGAAAAGCAAGAGCATTTTGAACCAGTACCAGCACCAGCACCAACGCCGGTACAACAGCAACCCGCGAAACAAAAAACTCGTAATCAAAACAATAATAATCAAAATGATGACCGCATGATGTCAAAAGTAAAACGTGTATTCCGTTATTTATGGGATTAA
- the divIB gene encoding cell division protein DivIB: MNNSKVIKLQDRVPKLKNQKKKNKKNVNHRLILYISILFLLVLFLIYFRSPLSNIKKISVFGNHYMTDEQVMKDSGVTYDTSYFRVTAHKAEENLTKRKEIKAVNVKKRFPNKIDIHIEEYLTIGYINKEGKLQPLLENGKTLDVLPNGKLPVAAPIFEPFKEEKMKELITELEKLTPAILKSISEIRYSPTNANEDHLTLYMNEGYEVSTTIRNFAKRMETYPLILKTIEPGKKVLIDLEVGAYTKELGVEEKKE; encoded by the coding sequence ATGAATAATAGTAAAGTGATTAAACTACAAGATCGTGTACCAAAATTGAAAAATCAAAAGAAAAAAAACAAAAAAAATGTTAATCATCGATTGATTTTATACATATCAATTTTATTTTTATTAGTGCTCTTTTTAATTTATTTTCGGTCTCCGCTTAGTAATATAAAAAAGATTAGTGTGTTTGGAAATCACTATATGACGGATGAACAAGTAATGAAGGATTCGGGCGTGACATATGATACAAGTTATTTCCGAGTGACAGCACATAAAGCTGAAGAAAACTTAACGAAGCGAAAAGAAATTAAAGCAGTAAATGTAAAAAAACGTTTTCCAAACAAGATTGATATTCATATCGAAGAATATTTAACGATTGGTTATATAAATAAAGAGGGAAAATTACAACCGTTATTAGAGAATGGAAAAACGCTTGATGTACTACCTAATGGAAAACTTCCTGTTGCAGCACCGATTTTTGAACCTTTTAAAGAAGAGAAAATGAAGGAGTTAATCACTGAACTAGAAAAATTAACACCAGCTATTTTAAAATCTATTTCGGAAATTCGCTATTCACCAACGAATGCGAATGAAGATCATCTTACTTTATATATGAATGAGGGTTATGAAGTGAGCACTACGATTCGAAATTTCGCAAAACGTATGGAAACCTATCCGCTTATTTTAAAAACAATTGAGCCAGGTAAGAAGGTATTAATTGACTTAGAAGTAGGTGCATATACGAAAGAATTAGGTGTGGAAGAAAAAAAAGAATAG
- the murB gene encoding UDP-N-acetylmuramate dehydrogenase: MEQLVNELIEADVGRVLVNESLARYTTMKIGGPADILIVPKHVAGIEKTLQLVKQYKTKWTVIGRGSNLLVSDQGIEGVVIRLGEGLDHLEVEKHKVRVGSGYPLIKLSTLLSRQGLAGLEFASGIPGSVGGAVYMNAGAHKSDISSVLSKALILFEDGTIDWLTNRELEFSYRASVLQTKRPGIVLEAEFQLQAGKREEIVRSMQNNKDYRRETQPWNYPCAGSVFRNPIPHFAGDLVEKAGLRGYRIGGAQISEMHGNFIVNTGGASAQDVLSLIELIKHTIKDKFDVDMHTEVEIIGR; encoded by the coding sequence ATGGAACAATTAGTAAATGAGCTTATAGAAGCAGACGTTGGTCGTGTTTTAGTTAACGAGTCGTTAGCACGTTATACAACTATGAAAATAGGTGGACCAGCGGATATTTTAATTGTGCCAAAGCATGTAGCCGGTATTGAAAAAACATTACAGTTAGTAAAGCAATACAAAACGAAGTGGACTGTAATTGGGCGCGGTTCAAACCTTCTTGTATCTGATCAAGGCATAGAAGGTGTTGTTATTCGTTTAGGAGAAGGATTAGATCACTTAGAGGTCGAAAAACATAAGGTAAGAGTTGGTAGTGGATATCCTCTTATTAAATTGTCAACTTTACTTAGTCGTCAAGGGTTAGCTGGATTGGAGTTTGCAAGCGGTATTCCAGGAAGTGTCGGTGGTGCAGTATATATGAATGCAGGTGCACATAAATCAGATATATCGAGTGTATTATCGAAGGCTCTCATTCTGTTTGAAGACGGTACAATTGACTGGTTAACGAATAGAGAACTGGAGTTTTCTTATCGGGCATCTGTATTGCAAACGAAACGTCCTGGTATTGTTTTAGAGGCGGAGTTTCAATTACAGGCGGGAAAACGTGAAGAAATTGTACGTAGCATGCAAAATAATAAAGATTACCGCCGTGAAACGCAACCATGGAATTATCCGTGTGCAGGAAGTGTATTTCGGAATCCAATCCCACATTTTGCAGGAGATTTAGTAGAAAAAGCAGGGCTTCGTGGTTATAGGATTGGTGGAGCTCAAATTTCTGAAATGCATGGCAATTTTATTGTTAATACCGGGGGAGCTTCAGCGCAAGATGTATTGTCCTTAATTGAATTAATAAAACATACAATTAAGGATAAATTTGATGTAGATATGCACACAGAAGTAGAAATCATTGGAAGATAA